The Streptomyces sp. Mut1 genome window below encodes:
- a CDS encoding cystathionine gamma-synthase, protein MSDQHSFETLAIHAGNTADPLTGAVVPPIYQVSTYKQDGVGGLRGGYEYSRSANPTRTALEENLAALEGGRTGLAFASGLAAEDCLLRTLLTPGDHVVIPDDAYGGTFRLFAKVATRWGVEFSVADTSDVAAVRAAITPRTKAVWVETPSNPLLGITDIAAVAEVARAAGARLVVDNTFASPYLQQPLALGADVVVHSTTKYMGGHSDVVGGALVANDPDLAEELTFHQNAMGGVAGPFDAWLVLRGIKTLAVRMDRHSENATKVADLLTRHPKVTHVLYPGLPDHPGHEVAAKQMKAFGGMVSFRVAGGEEAAVEVCNRAKLFTLGESLGGVESLLEHPGRMTHASAAGSPLEVPGDLVRLSVGIENGDDLLADLAQALG, encoded by the coding sequence ATGAGCGACCAGCACAGCTTCGAAACTCTCGCGATCCACGCGGGGAACACCGCCGACCCCCTCACCGGCGCGGTGGTTCCGCCCATTTACCAGGTGTCCACGTACAAGCAGGACGGCGTGGGCGGACTGCGCGGCGGCTACGAGTACAGCCGCAGCGCCAACCCGACCCGCACCGCCCTGGAGGAGAACCTCGCGGCCCTGGAAGGCGGCCGCACCGGGCTCGCCTTCGCCTCCGGCCTCGCCGCCGAGGACTGCCTGCTCCGTACGCTGCTGACCCCCGGCGACCACGTGGTCATCCCGGACGACGCCTACGGCGGCACGTTCCGGCTGTTCGCGAAGGTCGCCACGCGCTGGGGCGTGGAGTTCTCCGTGGCCGACACCTCGGACGTGGCGGCGGTACGGGCGGCGATCACCCCGCGCACCAAGGCGGTCTGGGTGGAGACCCCGTCCAACCCGCTGCTCGGCATCACCGACATCGCGGCCGTCGCCGAGGTCGCCCGCGCCGCCGGTGCGCGCCTCGTCGTCGACAACACCTTCGCCAGCCCCTACCTCCAGCAGCCCCTCGCGCTCGGCGCCGACGTCGTGGTGCACTCCACCACCAAGTACATGGGCGGCCACTCGGACGTTGTCGGCGGTGCGCTCGTCGCCAACGACCCCGACCTCGCCGAGGAGCTGACCTTCCACCAGAACGCGATGGGCGGCGTCGCCGGCCCGTTCGACGCCTGGCTGGTGCTGCGCGGCATCAAGACCCTCGCCGTCCGCATGGACCGGCACAGCGAGAACGCCACCAAGGTCGCCGACCTGCTGACCCGCCACCCCAAGGTCACCCACGTCCTCTACCCCGGGCTGCCCGACCACCCGGGCCACGAGGTCGCCGCCAAGCAGATGAAGGCGTTCGGCGGCATGGTGTCCTTCCGCGTCGCGGGCGGCGAGGAGGCGGCGGTCGAGGTCTGCAACCGCGCCAAGCTGTTCACGCTGGGCGAGTCGCTCGGCGGCGTCGAGTCGCTGCTGGAGCACCCGGGCCGCATGACGCACGCCTCGGCGGCCGGCTCCCCGCTGGAGGTCCCCGGCGACCTGGTCCGCCTCTCCGTCGGCATCGAGAACGGCGACGACCTGCTCGCCGACCTCGCGCAGGCGCTCGGCTGA
- a CDS encoding ATP-binding cassette domain-containing protein has product MPGAIYAEGLVKTFGDVRALGGVDLDVPEGTVLGLLGPNGAGKTTAVRVLTTLLKPDSGSAFVAGIDVLKNPNEVRRSIGLSGQFAAVDEYLTGRENLRMVGQLYQMSGRAAKVRAGELLERFNLADAADRPAKTYSGGMRRRLDLAAALVVSPPVMFMDEPTTGLDPRNRQQLWDVIQELVAGGTTLLLTTQYLEEADHLAHDICVIDHGRVIARGTSDQLKARTGGERVEVVVHEPDQIEPARAVLTRLGKGETAVLPHMRKLTVPVDGGAKLLAEVIRELDGLGVEIDDIGLRRPTLDDVFISLTGHAAEQQKSDENAGDGEGGTAEPATGARTEAEK; this is encoded by the coding sequence ATGCCAGGCGCCATCTACGCCGAAGGGCTCGTGAAGACCTTCGGAGACGTACGAGCACTCGGCGGTGTCGACCTGGACGTGCCCGAAGGCACCGTCCTCGGACTCCTGGGCCCCAACGGGGCCGGCAAGACGACCGCCGTACGCGTCCTGACGACGCTGCTCAAGCCCGACAGCGGCAGCGCCTTCGTCGCGGGTATCGACGTGCTGAAGAACCCCAACGAGGTACGGCGCTCGATCGGGCTCTCCGGCCAGTTCGCCGCCGTCGACGAATACCTGACCGGCCGCGAGAACCTCCGCATGGTCGGCCAGCTCTACCAGATGAGCGGGCGCGCGGCGAAGGTCCGGGCGGGGGAGCTGCTGGAGCGGTTCAACCTGGCCGACGCGGCCGACCGCCCCGCCAAGACGTACTCCGGCGGCATGCGCCGCCGCCTCGACCTCGCCGCCGCCCTCGTCGTCTCCCCGCCGGTCATGTTCATGGACGAGCCGACCACCGGCCTCGACCCGCGCAACCGGCAGCAGCTCTGGGACGTCATCCAGGAACTGGTCGCCGGCGGTACGACCCTGCTGCTGACCACGCAGTACCTGGAGGAGGCGGACCACCTCGCCCACGACATCTGCGTGATCGACCACGGCAGGGTCATCGCCCGGGGCACATCCGACCAGCTCAAGGCCCGCACCGGCGGCGAGCGCGTCGAGGTCGTCGTGCACGAGCCCGACCAGATCGAACCAGCCCGCGCCGTCCTCACCCGGCTCGGCAAGGGCGAGACCGCAGTCCTCCCGCACATGCGCAAACTGACCGTCCCGGTCGACGGCGGCGCCAAGCTCCTCGCCGAGGTCATCCGGGAACTCGACGGTCTGGGCGTGGAGATCGACGACATCGGACTGCGCCGCCCCACCCTCGACGACGTGTTCATCTCCCTCACCGGCCACGCCGCCGAACAGCAGAAGAGCGACGAGAACGCCGGGGACGGCGAGGGCGGGACGGCCGAGCCGGCCACCGGCGCCCGGACGGAGGCAGAGAAGTGA
- a CDS encoding DUF4307 domain-containing protein: MTAVREALPENRYGRSANQRADRKLKVVGGVLGAVLLGVVGWIGYDYVAGQGLSAEMIKFKVVSDGKAEVHLEVRKDRDAQGYCTVRAQREDGTEVARKDFRFDGDSSRIDRVLTLRTTSRATAVELLGCTDDGGAPR; encoded by the coding sequence ATGACGGCGGTGCGCGAGGCGCTTCCCGAGAACCGCTACGGCCGCTCCGCGAACCAGCGCGCGGATCGCAAGCTCAAGGTCGTCGGCGGGGTGCTCGGCGCCGTGCTGCTGGGTGTGGTCGGCTGGATCGGGTACGACTACGTGGCAGGTCAGGGCCTCAGTGCCGAGATGATCAAGTTCAAGGTGGTCTCGGACGGCAAGGCCGAGGTGCATCTGGAGGTGCGCAAGGACCGGGACGCCCAGGGGTACTGCACGGTGCGCGCGCAGCGCGAGGACGGTACGGAGGTCGCCCGCAAGGACTTCCGTTTCGACGGCGACAGCAGCCGGATCGACCGCGTCCTGACCCTGCGCACGACGTCCCGGGCGACCGCCGTCGAGCTGCTCGGCTGCACGGACGACGGCGGGGCACCGCGTTGA
- the greA gene encoding transcription elongation factor GreA has product MTQTSENVTWLTQEAYNQLKAELEHLSGPARTEIAVKIAAAREEGDLRENGGYHAAKEEQGKMELRVRQLTQLLEHAKVGEPPADDGVVEPGMVVTIAFDGDDDDTVTFLLASREYASGDIETYSPQSPLGTGVNGKKMGESAEYELPNGKTATVKILSAKPYTG; this is encoded by the coding sequence GTGACCCAGACCAGCGAAAACGTCACCTGGCTCACGCAGGAGGCGTACAACCAGCTCAAGGCCGAGCTGGAGCACCTGTCTGGTCCCGCGCGCACGGAGATCGCCGTCAAGATCGCGGCGGCCCGTGAGGAGGGGGACCTGCGCGAGAACGGCGGGTACCACGCGGCCAAGGAGGAGCAGGGCAAGATGGAGCTCCGGGTGCGCCAGCTGACCCAGCTCCTCGAGCACGCGAAGGTCGGCGAGCCGCCGGCCGACGACGGCGTGGTCGAGCCCGGCATGGTCGTGACGATCGCCTTCGACGGCGATGACGACGACACGGTGACCTTCCTCCTGGCCTCCCGCGAGTACGCCAGCGGCGACATCGAGACGTACTCGCCGCAGTCGCCGCTCGGCACCGGCGTGAACGGCAAGAAGATGGGCGAGAGCGCCGAATACGAGCTGCCGAACGGCAAGACCGCCACGGTGAAGATCCTGTCGGCGAAGCCGTACACCGGCTGA
- a CDS encoding tetratricopeptide repeat protein: MRDSHRADAERLLVRAVEEEVRRTGGRTDSAVLMTRARAALDTMAAGAAEEYAAYLQALDAAEGLRAGNRFNRETLSAPLLVTGVAAAAAFGADVALGTASGLALGAGAVVAVAGTTATIAKATASHWPAAYRRAGAAGRPGGPEQLRLQWLAALEVRGVRPFLDQQRMLTAATRTPAKKAAAKARTPLRGGDRSAAARKRSLLEQSFGHLPQVGDGFAGRRAELARIGQWVHAARASTETKPTVVVLHGPPGAGRTTLAVRAAHDLRDQFRGACVVDLRGGADGEAPLPTRDALLHLLNRLGAPREQLLFRDSSSAEQQVRRLGELYHQHLTGTAVTIVLDDASDAAQVATLIPERSDSLVLVTAREPLDLPDSLPAWVHRLEVGALDPAGAEELLRSVSQEPEPGPYDYPSSEAITDLCGGLPLALRVAGSSLGARTAGALAADLSAYGPVPPVERALWLRYTDQSEQARRLLRRLALAGRASLGAAAAAALLSADEQEAGRLLTALSGAGLLDHVRGSRYRLHDLVRGFALARLLDEEEPAERAAAQERLIANYAELAGAVIRMVDGKMSTRAGQFGSHGFSSLDAALRWLDDESSFITSALRHAEGVDQGAVLALLGALCDYCLLRGDLYRLGEISELTQAVDQGLLERSVQWRTGIAARQLGELDKARTTLSSVVGLYREAQNDSGTALALCSLGITLHHQGNLTEASARLREAMRLQSAAGQDEDRAWSMHALAAVERDRGNLAEAVTLLDTALVLHREGESLHGEAWTRFQLGQVRLRLGDVERAEAALRIALDLYGRTRDERGEAWAMTQLARARLLAGDADPAAEQLNAALARHRDNEDARGEAWTLYYLGQALEEAGDTVQAVRQLERARTMFSRMRDVYGLACARHHSGRVTRDQRAAQTGNLRNSGFARQLLVDARADFRRIGVAHGEAWACLELALIDAGNQRAPQALELCGEAVALFESYGDARGADWGRFLRCTLLPYASPGGIEVGTVVAQQELADLVAAGHPARDGKVDDCAEAYRVILDRGVDLETGWQAWHLGLTPSRRAREIMGVPVPDTA, from the coding sequence ATGCGGGACAGCCACCGGGCGGACGCCGAACGGCTGTTGGTACGGGCCGTCGAGGAGGAGGTGCGGCGCACCGGGGGGCGGACCGATTCCGCCGTCCTGATGACCCGTGCGCGGGCCGCCCTCGACACCATGGCGGCCGGCGCGGCCGAGGAGTACGCGGCCTATCTCCAGGCGCTCGACGCGGCGGAGGGACTGCGGGCCGGGAACCGTTTCAACCGGGAGACCCTGTCGGCGCCGTTACTGGTCACGGGGGTCGCCGCGGCCGCCGCGTTCGGGGCCGATGTGGCGCTCGGTACGGCGTCCGGGCTCGCGCTCGGCGCCGGGGCGGTCGTCGCGGTCGCCGGCACCACCGCCACCATCGCGAAGGCCACCGCCTCGCACTGGCCGGCCGCATACCGCCGGGCCGGGGCCGCGGGCCGGCCGGGCGGGCCGGAGCAGTTGCGCCTCCAGTGGCTGGCGGCGCTGGAGGTACGGGGCGTACGCCCGTTCCTCGACCAGCAGCGCATGCTCACCGCCGCCACCCGCACCCCTGCGAAGAAGGCCGCGGCCAAGGCGCGTACGCCACTGCGCGGCGGGGACCGCAGCGCGGCCGCCCGGAAGCGCTCGCTCCTGGAGCAGTCGTTCGGTCATCTGCCCCAGGTGGGCGACGGGTTCGCGGGGCGGCGGGCGGAACTGGCCCGGATCGGCCAGTGGGTGCACGCGGCCCGCGCGTCGACGGAGACGAAGCCGACCGTCGTCGTGCTGCACGGCCCGCCGGGCGCCGGGCGCACCACGCTCGCGGTGCGGGCGGCGCACGATCTGAGGGACCAGTTCCGGGGCGCGTGCGTGGTCGACCTGCGCGGCGGCGCGGACGGCGAGGCCCCGCTGCCGACCCGGGACGCGCTGCTGCATCTGCTGAACCGGCTGGGCGCACCCCGCGAGCAGCTGCTGTTCCGCGACAGCTCGTCCGCCGAGCAGCAGGTGCGCCGGCTCGGCGAGCTCTACCACCAGCATCTGACCGGCACCGCCGTGACGATCGTCCTGGACGACGCGAGCGACGCGGCGCAGGTGGCCACGCTGATCCCGGAGCGCTCGGACAGCCTGGTCCTCGTGACCGCCCGCGAGCCGCTCGACCTGCCCGATTCGCTGCCCGCGTGGGTGCACCGGCTGGAGGTCGGGGCGCTCGATCCGGCGGGCGCGGAGGAGTTGCTGCGCTCGGTGTCGCAGGAGCCGGAGCCGGGGCCGTACGACTATCCGTCGAGCGAGGCCATCACCGACCTGTGCGGCGGGCTGCCGCTGGCGCTGCGGGTCGCGGGCTCCTCGCTCGGAGCGCGTACCGCGGGCGCGCTGGCGGCCGACCTCTCCGCCTACGGCCCGGTGCCGCCCGTCGAGCGCGCCCTGTGGCTGCGCTACACCGACCAGTCCGAGCAGGCCAGACGGCTGCTGCGGCGGCTCGCCCTGGCCGGCCGGGCGAGCCTGGGCGCGGCGGCGGCAGCCGCCCTGCTCTCCGCCGACGAGCAGGAGGCCGGCCGGCTGCTGACGGCGCTGTCCGGGGCCGGGCTGCTGGACCACGTACGCGGCTCCCGCTACCGGCTGCACGACCTGGTGCGTGGCTTCGCCCTGGCCCGGCTGCTGGACGAGGAGGAGCCGGCCGAGCGCGCGGCCGCGCAGGAACGGCTCATCGCGAACTACGCGGAGCTGGCCGGTGCGGTGATCCGGATGGTGGACGGCAAGATGTCCACCCGGGCCGGGCAGTTCGGCTCGCACGGCTTCAGTTCGCTGGACGCGGCGCTGCGCTGGCTGGACGACGAGTCGAGCTTCATCACCTCCGCGCTGCGGCACGCCGAGGGCGTCGACCAGGGCGCCGTGCTCGCGCTGCTCGGCGCGCTGTGCGACTACTGCCTGCTGCGCGGCGACCTGTACCGGCTGGGCGAGATAAGCGAGCTGACGCAGGCGGTCGACCAGGGGCTGCTGGAGCGGTCGGTGCAGTGGCGTACCGGCATCGCGGCCCGCCAGCTCGGCGAGCTGGACAAGGCCCGGACGACCCTGTCCTCCGTCGTCGGCCTCTACCGGGAGGCGCAGAACGACTCCGGTACGGCCCTGGCGCTGTGCTCGCTGGGTATCACCCTGCACCACCAGGGGAACCTGACCGAGGCGTCGGCCCGGCTCCGCGAGGCGATGCGGCTCCAGTCGGCGGCCGGGCAGGACGAGGACCGGGCCTGGTCGATGCACGCGCTGGCCGCCGTCGAACGCGACCGGGGCAACCTGGCCGAGGCGGTCACGCTCCTGGACACCGCGCTGGTCCTGCACCGCGAGGGCGAGTCGCTGCACGGCGAGGCGTGGACGCGGTTCCAGCTGGGCCAGGTCCGGCTGCGCCTGGGCGATGTGGAGCGGGCCGAGGCCGCGCTGCGCATCGCCCTCGATCTGTACGGGCGGACCCGGGACGAACGCGGCGAGGCGTGGGCGATGACCCAGCTGGCCCGCGCCCGGCTGCTGGCCGGGGACGCCGACCCGGCGGCCGAGCAGCTGAACGCGGCGCTGGCCCGTCACCGGGACAACGAGGACGCGCGCGGCGAGGCCTGGACGCTGTACTACCTGGGCCAGGCGCTGGAGGAGGCCGGTGACACCGTGCAGGCCGTACGGCAGCTGGAGCGGGCCCGCACGATGTTCTCGCGGATGCGGGACGTCTACGGTCTCGCGTGCGCCCGGCACCACTCGGGGCGCGTCACCCGCGACCAGCGGGCCGCGCAGACGGGCAACCTGCGCAATTCCGGTTTCGCCCGCCAGCTGCTGGTGGACGCCCGCGCCGACTTCCGGCGCATCGGAGTCGCCCACGGGGAGGCGTGGGCCTGCCTGGAGCTGGCGCTGATCGACGCGGGCAACCAGCGGGCGCCCCAGGCCCTGGAGCTGTGCGGCGAGGCGGTCGCGCTGTTCGAGTCGTACGGCGACGCGCGGGGCGCCGACTGGGGCCGCTTCCTGCGCTGCACGCTGCTGCCGTACGCCTCACCCGGCGGCATCGAGGTGGGCACGGTGGTGGCGCAGCAGGAGCTGGCCGACCTCGTCGCGGCCGGCCACCCGGCCCGTGACGGCAAGGTGGACGACTGCGCGGAGGCGTACCGCGTGATCCTGGACCGGGGCGTGGACCTGGAGACGGGCTGGCAGGCCTGGCACCTGGGCCTGACCCCGTCGCGCCGGGCCCGGGAAATCATGGGTGTGCCGGTCCCGGACACGGCCTGA
- the mca gene encoding mycothiol conjugate amidase Mca, translating into MTEQLRLMAVHAHPDDESSKGAATMAKYVSEGVDVLVVTCTGGERGSILNPKLQGDAYIEENIHEVRRKEMDEARAILGVKQEWLGFVDSGLPEGDPLPPLPDGCFALEDETVAAGRLVAKIRAFRPQVITTYDENGGYPHPDHIMTHTISMIAFEGAADTEKFPEAEFGPAWTPRKLYYNQGFNRPRTVALHEALLARGLESPYADWLERWKEFERAERTLTTHVPCADFFEIRDKALIAHATQIDPEGGWFRVPMEIQQEVWPTEEYELAKSLVDTSLPESDLFAGIRDNA; encoded by the coding sequence TTGACTGAGCAGCTTCGACTGATGGCCGTACACGCTCACCCCGACGACGAGTCGAGCAAGGGCGCGGCCACCATGGCCAAGTATGTGTCCGAGGGGGTGGACGTGCTGGTCGTGACCTGCACGGGAGGCGAGCGCGGCTCCATCCTCAACCCGAAACTCCAGGGCGACGCGTACATCGAGGAGAACATCCACGAGGTGCGCAGGAAGGAGATGGACGAGGCGCGGGCGATCCTGGGCGTCAAGCAGGAGTGGCTCGGCTTCGTCGACTCCGGGCTGCCCGAGGGCGACCCGCTGCCGCCGCTGCCCGACGGCTGCTTCGCGCTGGAGGACGAGACCGTCGCCGCGGGCCGCCTCGTCGCGAAGATCCGCGCGTTCCGGCCGCAGGTCATCACCACGTACGACGAGAACGGGGGCTACCCGCACCCCGACCACATCATGACCCACACCATCTCGATGATCGCCTTCGAGGGCGCCGCCGACACCGAGAAGTTCCCCGAGGCGGAGTTCGGCCCGGCCTGGACGCCGCGGAAGCTCTACTACAACCAGGGCTTCAACCGTCCCCGCACGGTCGCCCTGCACGAGGCGCTGCTGGCCCGCGGACTGGAGTCCCCGTACGCGGACTGGCTGGAGCGCTGGAAGGAGTTCGAGCGCGCCGAACGCACGCTGACCACGCACGTTCCGTGCGCGGACTTCTTCGAGATCCGCGACAAGGCGCTGATCGCGCACGCCACGCAGATCGACCCGGAGGGCGGCTGGTTCCGCGTCCCGATGGAGATCCAGCAGGAGGTCTGGCCGACGGAGGAGTACGAGCTGGCGAAGTCTCTGGTCGATACCTCCCTCCCCGAGAGCGACCTCTTCGCGGGCATCCGCGACAATGCCTGA
- the ilvA gene encoding threonine ammonia-lyase produces the protein MNFASPGRFPPLILDDVRGAQKMLSGVSKVTPLEGSRHLSALVGAPVLFKCENLQRTGSFKLRGAYVRISGLTPVERAAGVVAASAGNHAQGVALASALLGVRSTVFMPVGAPLPKVAATREYGARVRLHGTVVDETLAAAQEYARETGAVFIHPFDHADIIAGQGTVGLEILEQCPEVRTIVVGVGGGGLAAGIAVAVKAVRPDVRIVGVQAAGAACYPPSLAAGRPVSIGSLQTMADGIKVGRPGDVPFGLVQDLVDEVRTVSEDELSSALLLCLERAKMVVEPAGASPVAALLSDPKSFHGPVVALLSGGNVDPLLMQRILTHGMAAAGRYLSLRLRLTDRPGALATLLGVLSVADANVLDVSHARTDPRLGLTEAEVELHLETKGPEHCEDVKAALREAGYRVME, from the coding sequence ATGAACTTCGCGTCGCCCGGCCGCTTTCCCCCGCTGATCCTCGATGATGTGCGCGGGGCGCAGAAGATGCTCTCCGGGGTTTCCAAGGTCACCCCGCTGGAGGGCAGCCGCCATCTGAGCGCACTGGTGGGCGCGCCCGTCCTGTTCAAGTGCGAGAACCTCCAGCGGACCGGTTCGTTCAAACTGCGGGGCGCGTACGTACGCATCTCCGGTCTGACACCGGTCGAACGCGCCGCGGGCGTCGTGGCCGCCAGTGCCGGAAACCATGCGCAGGGTGTCGCGCTCGCGTCTGCGCTGCTCGGCGTACGCTCCACGGTCTTCATGCCGGTCGGCGCGCCGCTGCCGAAGGTCGCGGCGACCCGTGAGTACGGGGCCCGGGTGCGGCTGCACGGCACGGTCGTGGACGAGACCCTGGCCGCGGCGCAGGAGTACGCGCGCGAGACCGGCGCGGTCTTCATCCACCCCTTCGACCACGCCGACATCATCGCGGGGCAGGGCACGGTGGGCCTGGAGATCCTGGAGCAGTGCCCCGAGGTCCGCACGATCGTCGTCGGGGTCGGCGGCGGCGGGCTCGCGGCCGGGATCGCGGTCGCGGTCAAGGCGGTCAGGCCCGATGTGCGGATCGTCGGCGTGCAGGCGGCCGGCGCCGCCTGCTACCCGCCGTCCCTGGCGGCCGGTCGTCCCGTCTCGATCGGCTCGCTCCAGACGATGGCCGACGGCATCAAGGTCGGGCGCCCCGGTGACGTGCCGTTCGGCCTGGTCCAGGACCTGGTGGACGAGGTGCGTACGGTCTCCGAGGACGAGCTGTCCAGCGCCCTGCTGCTCTGTCTGGAGCGGGCCAAGATGGTGGTCGAGCCGGCCGGGGCGAGCCCGGTGGCCGCCCTGCTCAGCGACCCGAAGTCGTTCCACGGGCCCGTGGTGGCCCTGCTCTCCGGCGGCAATGTGGACCCGCTCCTGATGCAGCGCATCCTGACCCACGGCATGGCGGCGGCCGGCCGCTATCTGAGCCTGCGGCTGCGGCTGACGGACCGCCCCGGCGCGCTGGCCACCCTGCTCGGCGTGCTCTCGGTGGCCGACGCCAACGTCCTGGACGTGAGCCACGCCCGCACCGACCCCCGGCTCGGCCTCACCGAGGCGGAGGTGGAACTGCACCTGGAGACCAAGGGCCCCGAGCACTGCGAGGACGTGAAGGCGGCGCTGCGCGAGGCGGGCTACCGGGTGATGGAGTGA
- a CDS encoding MarR family winged helix-turn-helix transcriptional regulator yields the protein MPPQDMTTASSPSGGAAPENPGPEHVLDTLQHQVAVFARRAEQTRLGGVGQVRNSMDRAAYLLLNRLDREGPMGVKALAAGMGIDSSTVTRQVAPLVDTGLVKRTSHPEDGRAVVLQLSPRGQARLDEVRASRRELMTQVTDGWNEEERDTFCALLTRFNAALAARQAAHQTAQSG from the coding sequence ATGCCCCCTCAGGACATGACGACTGCCTCGTCTCCTTCCGGGGGCGCTGCCCCGGAAAACCCGGGTCCCGAACACGTTCTCGACACACTTCAGCACCAGGTCGCCGTATTCGCCCGCCGCGCCGAGCAGACCCGCCTCGGCGGGGTGGGCCAGGTGCGCAACTCCATGGACCGGGCGGCATACCTGCTGCTGAACCGGCTGGACCGGGAAGGGCCGATGGGCGTCAAGGCGCTGGCCGCCGGGATGGGGATCGACTCGTCCACCGTGACCCGGCAGGTCGCGCCGCTGGTGGACACCGGCCTCGTCAAGCGGACCTCGCATCCCGAGGACGGCCGCGCGGTCGTCCTCCAGCTCTCCCCGCGCGGCCAGGCCCGGCTGGACGAGGTCCGTGCCTCACGGCGGGAGTTGATGACGCAGGTCACCGACGGGTGGAACGAGGAGGAGCGCGACACGTTCTGCGCGCTGCTCACCCGGTTCAACGCCGCGCTGGCCGCCCGGCAGGCCGCGCACCAGACCGCCCAGTCGGGCTGA
- a CDS encoding ABC transporter permease → MSALTQTSTAPVARSGGGIGQSVRDSLVIARRNLIRMTRIPEMVIFGLIQPIMFVVLFTYVFGGSIKVGGTISPQAYREFLMAGIFAQTVTFATAGAGAGIADDMHKGLIDRFRSLPMTRGAVLTGRTLADLVQTALTLVVLAGVALIVGWRTHENIGKVLLGFLLLLLLGYAFSWIGALIGLTVRTPEAATSGGLIWLFPLTFISNAFVDANQMPTFLRYIAEWNPFSATVQACRVLFGNLPEGFVTPDAWPMQHPIIASVVWSVVILAVFRTLAVRKYRSAA, encoded by the coding sequence GTGAGCGCCCTCACCCAGACGAGCACGGCCCCGGTCGCACGCTCCGGCGGCGGCATCGGCCAGTCCGTACGCGACTCGCTGGTCATCGCCCGCCGCAACCTGATCCGCATGACCCGGATCCCCGAGATGGTCATCTTCGGGCTCATCCAGCCGATCATGTTCGTGGTGCTGTTCACGTACGTCTTCGGCGGGTCCATCAAGGTCGGCGGCACGATCTCGCCGCAGGCCTACCGCGAGTTCCTGATGGCCGGCATCTTCGCCCAGACCGTCACCTTCGCCACCGCGGGCGCGGGGGCGGGCATCGCGGACGACATGCACAAGGGGCTGATCGACCGCTTCCGGTCCCTGCCCATGACCCGGGGCGCCGTCCTGACCGGACGCACCCTCGCCGACCTCGTGCAGACCGCGCTCACGCTCGTCGTCCTCGCGGGCGTCGCGCTGATCGTCGGCTGGCGCACCCACGAGAACATCGGCAAGGTGCTGCTGGGCTTCCTCCTGCTGCTCCTGCTCGGCTACGCGTTCTCCTGGATCGGCGCGCTGATCGGCCTCACCGTCCGCACCCCGGAGGCGGCCACATCCGGCGGGCTGATCTGGCTCTTCCCGCTCACGTTCATCTCGAACGCCTTCGTGGACGCCAACCAGATGCCGACGTTCCTGCGCTACATCGCCGAGTGGAACCCGTTCAGCGCCACCGTGCAGGCCTGCCGGGTCCTCTTCGGGAACCTGCCGGAGGGCTTCGTCACACCCGACGCCTGGCCCATGCAGCACCCGATCATCGCCTCGGTCGTGTGGTCCGTGGTGATCCTCGCGGTCTTCCGGACCCTCGCGGTCCGCAAGTACCGCTCGGCGGCCTAG
- a CDS encoding sigma factor-like helix-turn-helix DNA-binding protein — protein MRERHAGRQRCRAQEFEAFVAGAAGRLLHTATLLTAEPADPPGANPRAQRLLTASLARTFADWERLRGEDPYDRTRQELAARFARASWRHHRPRGGLLDRLTPQERLVLVLRLYEGVSEEQTAALLGLGRQQVRAVCNRAVATMRGTRGPTGRRGPARLLGAGP, from the coding sequence GTGCGGGAGCGCCATGCGGGCCGACAGCGGTGCCGCGCCCAGGAGTTCGAGGCCTTCGTGGCGGGCGCGGCGGGACGGCTGCTGCACACGGCGACCCTGCTCACCGCCGAACCGGCCGACCCGCCCGGCGCCAACCCCCGCGCACAGCGCCTCCTGACGGCCTCGCTGGCGCGGACATTCGCGGACTGGGAGCGGCTGCGGGGCGAGGACCCGTACGACCGCACCCGGCAGGAACTGGCCGCCCGATTCGCCCGCGCGTCCTGGCGCCACCACCGCCCGCGCGGCGGGCTGCTGGACCGGCTGACCCCGCAGGAGCGTCTGGTCCTGGTACTGCGGCTGTACGAAGGGGTGTCCGAGGAGCAGACGGCGGCGCTGCTCGGGCTGGGGCGCCAGCAGGTGCGCGCGGTCTGCAACCGGGCGGTGGCCACGATGCGCGGCACCCGCGGCCCGACCGGGCGCCGGGGCCCCGCCCGCCTCCTGGGGGCCGGGCCGTGA